CATGCGTATCGAAGATGGATTCAGATGGCATGACTACCCTTGCTCTAACTTCTTTTACCACTATTCCTTTATTTGTCAACATAGTAAGTAAGGAGCCACTTAACTATTAAAATTTTCTGAACACAGAGTatgaatgaatataaaaaatacgCTGTACATCAAGATATATGTAAATTGTTTTGGtgtgtttatcttttttcaaaagagaAGCTTCCACGCTCCACTCACCACGTACATCCAACTAAGTTGACAACTAATTACGTACCTCCAACaacaaccatatatattcctccGACAACTACAAAATACATCCCACCAACAACAACCAAATATGTCCCACCAACAACAACCAAATATGTTCCACCAACAACTACAAAATATATCCCCCCGACAACAACCAAATATGTTCCACCAACGACTACAAAATATATCCCTCCGACAACAACCAAGTATGTTCcacaaacaacaacaaagttCGAACCAGAAACCTATTCTACAACCAGGTTTGTACCGTGGACGGAGAAGACAACAATGCTTAGTCAGAAAACACGATCGTCCACAGCGTTTGTTCCTCCTGAAGAAACCAAGCTCCCTACCTCAACACCAGAACCTGCCCCAGAAACACCCCCGATATCTGGCGGGGGTGGCGGAGACCCATTTAGCGGAGGATTCGCATCTAGTTAGTACATTGCTTTAATTTACAAGGTTAAAGGTTAGCCCATTTCAAGGTATCTGTAGTCTGTTAACACGGTTTGAGCGTTTTTTTACTCACATTGATGTATCACCACACCCAATTCTGCATGGTGAACACATTAAAATGTAGACATTTATGCAAAACTTCAGTTGTtcttttatgacattttatCCATGTTTTTTGCGACATCTTAAATCCTTTTTTTTGCGACATCTTTTCCATGTTTTTTTGCGACATCTTATCCGTGGTATTACGGTCTGAAGAGGTAAAGTTTCTCCGTCATATTCGTTTTACATACATCCAAATTAATTGTAAGATAAtctccaaattaaaaaaaaaacaacaggatgaatgaaattaacattttatatatttagctTCGGCGGCAACCTATTTGAAGATCgtttcaaaaaattaacttaACTCTACATTTCAAGGCCGGTCcttattattatcaatttttattttccattatcTTTATTATCAATCGAATTGTTTTGGACACCTAAATGCAAACATGCAGTGTTTCAACTTAACATTTTCCCAACTGTATAGAGAATAAGGAATACCAACATATATTTTCCCGTATTTTCTTCTTGAATAAGGagcacttacatgtacatatatattaccgTAGTCCCGTTCTTGAAAAAGAATACCTACCTATATTTAACTGTATTTCCAATCTTGAAAAGCAATGGTACGAACGCGTGAAATGTTGTTTGTTAATACGTATAAAATATATCTGAATATCCACCATTACTTTGCcagcaaaataaaatgacagtCAGCGTTTGGGATGCAATGACTGTCCAATATAAGACCGAAATACAAAAATGGAGATTTACCTTtataacagttttaaacaatatttttgtaatgtgtCTTAATTTGATCCACATGAAGAAACccatgcaatttttattttatattgtatttttgccTTTGTATATGAACATGTTATAATATATAGCTTAATAACTGATTCTTACTTTTTGCAGCAAGAAAACCTCCTTCCACCACAACCGAAGACGATACAGGGGTTATCATCATTGGTTGAGGGAATATCATCTTCAATTccaagtggtttttttttcacttctagaaataaatgggttttttaacattatttttcttatcttaatTCTTTAAAGTTAACACAGATGCCAAATGAACGGGAATACCTACAGAAATGTGAACTTACATCTAGTCAAAATAATGATCCAGGGCAATAATGTAATAGTATACACACTTTTCGGAGATTTTGTTCCATTGATTTTGTGATATCTGTTTTCATTGGAATCACATTACCCCAATGGACCATGCACTGCATTGTACACTAAAGTATATCATAACATTGTTGTGTTCCAAAGTCCAACCAGAAAATTAGATTTAAATGGACAAACAACCGTTTTGAACCATGCAAATTATAccaatcaatatattttttcattaactgATCTGACAATCGATttacgatatacatgtacttcttccAAAAACGAAAGTGACTATCCTCTATCAAGTGTTTCGATATGGAACACCAGAGTGCAAGTGATAAAAAGGAAGGATATAGATAAGAACAGTACAGTTCACTCACGAAATAGAAGCAGGCCAGACATGGAATCATTGAAAGTGTACTtgctttcttttttaattcacGCTGGTAAgactttttttgtatttactgtaaaGCTTGAACATGTAGCTACTGATCAGTAAGTCATCAGTTCGAAACCCGCTGGAACTTTAtaacttttacattttgaagaaCCCTTGAAATGTTTCTTACAGTTAAATGCTTTACTTTTTATTACAGTAAAGGTTGAATATGATTTACTTTCATTCACATAAATATTCCCTACAACCTTAATATACATTACACTGAATCGGTAATCGGCCATTATCATCTAGTGgcggaaatacatgtacatgtaatttgctcATGTTTTTGGTAATCAAACCACAATCAGATCAAGTGATATGAAAATAGATAAATCGCATACATTTTTTCAGCATATGGTGCCCCTGCCGATGTATGTCCCCATAATCTAGGTAAAAGTGACTTATATACATATGGGAATTTCTGCCTGAAGGTGCATTATGGGAATTATGACTGGGTTGACGCCAGACATCGATGTCAAAAAGACGGCGGTGACCTCATTCAGATCAGGGATTCTGGGATGCAgcagttcctccagagagttttatcaggtcaaaggtcagaAGACACCGGATTCTGGATCGGGGCCAGCGACAGCGAATCAGAGTCCCACTGGAAATGGGTGGcgggtaaaatatttttttgtatatacatgtataggcgTGGGTGTGTGATCATGATTGCAAGTATGACAGAAGGGTTTACAAAATTAATCGATtcttgaaattcaaattttgagGTGACCCGAAGATGACCTACAGTCATTGGAGTTCGGGTCAGGGACCGTCTCAGACTGGATTTTTATTCTCCGATGGAGGTCATGAAGACTGCGCTTTAATGAAAATAGACGATGGATTCCGATGGCACGACTATGAGTGCAGCCTCCTTTTTTACCATTACTCCTTTATTTGCCAGCACGGTAAAGTAGTTATCAGTGCATTTCATATCACAGGACATGGAAATGTAGATCGatctatatttacataaaaagtaaTTGAATCAAAGAATTCTATGTTAATTCCcaatttgttgttgtttctgTTTTGAGTTTGTACATTTGTGAAAATCTAACGCGTAAACTATATTTTCTCATTtgattaattcattattatacatTAATGAATGGTTTAAtagcattttttatattaaactatGCTTTGCCTGACGTTGAAAGATTTTAACTCCTTTtattaaactaaattaaatacaaaaatcaatGATCTAACAGAACGGTTTATTTTCAACGTTTAGACAAATTAGTACACTCACACACCCATAACACAAACGGACATCATGGTTCCACCACAGTGTTCATACCTCAGACTTTTCCCGACACCACGCCCCTATCAACAGACGCTCCAATCCCGACCACGCCCCCTGACACAGACGCCCCTATACCTACAACCCAGCCAATCACAGATGCTCCCGTTCCTACAACCCCGCCCGAAACAGATGCACCTGTTCCCACCACGCCTCCTGATACACAGGCACCGATCTCAACAACAGGTAACTGGACTGGGCGGTCGTGGCCATGTTTAGTCTATTCcatgtatataatattgatCTCCATAAGAAGAGAAACTTTGTATCAAGATAATATCATAGGaaagtattcaaattatgaaataattgatattttttaatttttctttacaatatgTAGTTTATGGGTAAAAAAAATGGTGTGGTATCTAAAATTAAAAGGCAGATTTCATGAATAATATGTTGGCTATCCAGTCTCTTTAAAATCTAAATCGTTTGCTTGTCTAACTCAACAAACGATATGAGTTCAATTTTTGATTGGCTCTTAATCCGGACAACTGTATTAAAATTGTTCAATCTATATCCGTGTAAGGCCAAAAAAATCCTAATCGTTATTAATTAAATACAGGACAGCTATTGTAAAGGTTAATGGGTGTATTGTTTTTCTTCAATAGGGGACGGTGCTGGAGTTTTAATCATCGGATAACAACCTGTAGATGTGTGCCGACTATCTTCTGTTATTGACGCCAATAAATGTTACGTCGTgttgtatttgtttattgttgtttttttttggggggggggcgggCTGGATAAGGGAGGCTtttagtaaattaaaaaatctattagagctaaatgaatttattttaggTCAAAATTGATCCGTTACAACAAAGTCTCGAAAATTGTACACTGAAAATAATGCTTTCTTTGTTTCATGTTGGTATGAGTATCGTAAAAAAAAGGGAACAaaacatgttgattttttttaaaatgagagTTCGAAGTTTATCCTAATTTTCAATTAGTATACGTTACTCAGAGGGAACAACTTATTATTAATTCCTTTCGCAGATTATGCATACTTTTTGAATTGCTCACTAATTTCATATCCGCATGAACCATCAAAtaattgttgggtttttttaagacAACATGGTATACTAGTATAAGGATGAGACGAAGAGAGTGGATATAAAACAGGGGAATATTGTATGAATTGCAATGAGTAAAAAAGGATAAATCCGCGGTAAGTCAACctgattaaaaaattaagaacaaGCTCTGGTTCCAGTCTACTAAAGTACTAGTATataagctacatgtacaaaaattgTACATGAATGCATGAGGTTAGGATTGGAAAATGGCAagcaaaattttgatcatattCTTGCCGAATCCATCTGATTTAAGGAAGAAGGAATccttctttgagtattatggggtgataattttggtcggggcgggGTCAAATCCAATAAGGACTTTATTATAAATTCGAACAATTATACGATTTGATATTAtagaaaattgacatatttatgtgattttcatttctttaaatcatGCAAACCCTCTTGCGCCCTAACAACAcgttatttgaatttattggactgtattTTACAAAACTGATTCGTAGTTTTATCACTGACAAAGAGACTGAAAATGTAatatcaccaaaaaaaaatgcaaagaaaCAACGAAGTTTTGCAAAATGTGACTTTTAACAGGACTTTCTCAGCGACTTGAGACATTATGATTAAGCAAAAATTACGAAGAGTTTTAAAAGGTCTTAATTTGATTAGATTTGGATCAATTGTTTTTGAAACTCTTCAGATTTGTGTGActgtttaaacataaatattaattCACCACACGAGTTGAACTAATTGACTTGATCCTCTCCGTCAGTAATCCTATACGTAAATGAGAGACAGCTAActatctttttattattaaaaaaaagacatttatttATGTACACAGTCTAAAAGAACAGTTAGTTCCAGTTCTACACACAAGTTATATACTAGTGGATCAAAAAAATAAGACTCAgtaatacattaaaattatttatatttgattacaaatcagaattgttaaaaaaaaaaagaggaatgTGGCCTTGTTGGGAGTACCTAATTTTAGAATGGGAAATTTAAAAAGGGATGAGAAAAGTAGTCTGAGCATTGTCACTCAGGTGAGTAATGTGGCCATGGGCATTTCTTTGCGAGTTCTATAATAATAATCTgcacatgtacagtaaaaatatcattcatCACACATGCaaaatcaaaagatttgttCTCAAGCATTAGGGGATATTTTTATTGAACTCTTTGATAAAGTTTGttctttttatatacatttcagTCAAAACGCTGTttaaatgctacatgtacatgcgaATTTGACCACGAATTTatggacttgtattatttttctaaaacgttcaattggtgagatacaaaattatatttctaaCGTAAAGCGGGTCATTTTTCCATGtgtttgtttattgaaatcGGTTTCATGTTTTCCATTTgaccttatttagactatgacaaaaataaagaGCATACGACCACTCTATAAAGAAAAcacattgaagttctaaaaataaTGGTACTATTTGGGGATTTTGGTatgcatacgccagtttaaatcaacatatCTCGAATATTGAACAAATTAAGTGTTACAAATCGATGTCaatgtatgtttaaaaaaatacattgttttaaatgatattttaaaaaatattatcagatacgttgatatttattttttttaataagtagTTCCTAGTCTGTCTTTATATATAGGCATTTACACGCTTTATCTAcccatcttcttattcattGTTACAAGAATCAATTTCATATCGATCAAAAGGTAATAGcctagtaaaaataaaatctctcAAGACATAAAACATTGAAGAGATACAAGACAGGAAGTGAAAGTTCTAAGTTCATCTCATTGTTTTGCGGTTTTATAGTACATAAAAGGAGCATAAGGTCAACagaaaagaataaaaactgATTATGAAATAGTGTCATGATCATATAGAtacattcttaaattttttaatgcttctttgcttttttttaaattaatttttttttattcaactgGCAATTCTGCAATCCTGCGAAAGCCTCAAAATACTCAAATTTCCCACGAAAACTGTTAATAAGATCATAATATAAGGTAATAATCAATATATAgaatttttcttattaatacATATATGCTGCTCCAAGGTTTGGTCCAAAGACCAATATGATCCATTAGTGCATTTGCCGAAAAtctattgaaaataataaaacaataccaGTAGTTTTCCTGCATTTCATATTTATAGCAAAATGTATTCGATACAGTAAATAGAACAAAATGAATTATGACATGCAAATGTCTTACACATTCCAATAGTCACATTCTTTTCATGAACAGGATTTTGTCTTTAGTTGCCACGTAACATGTAGagtcataatttttcataaatcttCAGTATCAAAAGAACAAATTATCTCATCTATCCTTTCAAGTCACTTTGAACTCCCTGACTTACAAAACTAAGCTGTATTGCACAAAACACCATTGATGTACATAATTTTGTTTCAGAACAAGCACTAACTGTTACACAATTTCCTCTCTATCAGATTTCGCATAACTTTCAACGTTCTCAATTTTTCTCAGTCTCAGCAGTATCTGGTTTGGTTGCATTGGATGGCACAGTGCCGTGCTCTGGATGGAAGCTGTTTTCTGATTGGGTGTTTATTTCCATGGTTTGGTTCATGGATTCCTGGTGGTGACTTTTATCTGCATGGGTCTGGTCCTCTCCATCAGGAGTAGCTGTGTTGGGTTGGCAGGTTTCCTGGCTGGGACTACTTTGTGTCTGCATGGTTGCTGTGTGTGTTGGCTGCTCTGGTTTGGGGCTGCTGTGAGCAGTTTCTTGTTTTCTGTACATCTGGATTGGTCGTCGGAAACCTgacataaaataacattttatcaattttaatatttctttccagaaagaaaaatatataaatttttatttataatcattttaaaaagacctTTATCATTCTAACTGTTGCAGAAATGTTCGATCTATGAACTTGCTAATTTCATTATCTTACTCAATCTAAATATCTAAACaatataacataatttttttgaaatataaaaaatatatacttgtataaaataataagaacaGTGACTCTGGGAAAAGCTGCACATAACAAACACTATTCATCTCATCTTC
This is a stretch of genomic DNA from Crassostrea angulata isolate pt1a10 chromosome 4, ASM2561291v2, whole genome shotgun sequence. It encodes these proteins:
- the LOC128182180 gene encoding mucin-2-like — its product is MSNLILCLQEDGFWIGATDLNSESHWRWVSGDPSMPYSNWEPGQGPSQSGFLFAAGDLEDCAIMRIEDGFRWHDYPCSNFFYHYSFICQHKKLPRSTHHVHPTKLTTNYVPPTTTIYIPPTTTKYIPPTTTKYVPPTTTKYVPPTTTKYIPPTTTKYVPPTTTKYIPPTTTKYVPQTTTKFEPETYSTTRFVPWTEKTTMLSQKTRSSTAFVPPEETKLPTSTPEPAPETPPISGGGGGDPFSGGFASTRKPPSTTTEDDTGVIIIG
- the LOC128181111 gene encoding perlucin-like protein; translated protein: MESLKVYLLSFLIHAAYGAPADVCPHNLGKSDLYTYGNFCLKVHYGNYDWVDARHRCQKDGGDLIQIRDSGMQQFLQRVLSGQRSEDTGFWIGASDSESESHWKWVAGDPKMTYSHWSSGQGPSQTGFLFSDGGHEDCALMKIDDGFRWHDYECSLLFYHYSFICQHDKLVHSHTHNTNGHHGSTTVFIPQTFPDTTPLSTDAPIPTTPPDTDAPIPTTQPITDAPVPTTPPETDAPVPTTPPDTQAPISTTGDGAGVLIIG